The Micromonospora sp. NBC_01740 genome includes a window with the following:
- a CDS encoding sulfotransferase family protein yields METRFLVDPGGLRDLADALTGRYDPTVGEDALHRLSDFLTVRVPGRRDDRGKTVPELVGERRYRDAVEQLWPQLIAYTFDEPAPAEGFGNADRPAGPFEPLSRRRVVPRYFSDRSELLGILRGLVDTIFGGAAADAGKPTWCEKTPFNLLCMEFLWELVPEATIVHIKRHPVSVLASHLAQPWAPATVDGALAYLKPIYDRWLTWKDTVDLTGRRYVEVKAEDLAADWPGQRHALFERLDVDDFETRSAFQSHKLAQRNNQFDDDTREFIEEALGKVIPAMGYE; encoded by the coding sequence ATGGAGACCAGGTTCCTCGTCGACCCGGGTGGCCTGCGGGACCTGGCCGACGCGCTCACCGGTCGATACGACCCCACCGTCGGTGAGGACGCCCTGCACCGGCTGAGCGACTTCCTCACCGTACGAGTGCCCGGCCGGCGCGACGATCGCGGCAAGACCGTTCCCGAACTGGTCGGCGAGCGGCGCTACCGGGACGCGGTGGAACAGCTCTGGCCGCAGTTGATCGCGTACACCTTCGACGAGCCCGCGCCCGCCGAAGGCTTCGGCAACGCCGACCGTCCTGCCGGGCCGTTCGAGCCGCTGAGCCGCCGGCGGGTGGTTCCCAGATACTTCAGCGACCGGAGCGAACTACTCGGAATCCTGCGGGGCCTGGTCGACACCATCTTCGGCGGAGCAGCCGCCGACGCGGGCAAGCCGACCTGGTGCGAGAAGACGCCGTTCAACCTGCTGTGCATGGAGTTCCTCTGGGAACTGGTCCCCGAGGCGACCATCGTGCACATCAAGCGTCACCCGGTCTCAGTGCTCGCATCCCACCTGGCCCAGCCATGGGCGCCGGCCACGGTCGACGGCGCGCTCGCCTACCTCAAGCCGATCTACGATCGGTGGCTCACCTGGAAGGACACGGTCGACCTGACGGGCAGGCGATACGTCGAGGTGAAGGCGGAAGATCTCGCAGCCGACTGGCCCGGGCAGCGCCACGCCCTGTTCGAACGGCTCGACGTCGACGACTTCGAAACCCGTTCGGCGTTCCAGTCGCACAAGCTGGCGCAGCGCAACAACCAGTTCGACGACGACACCCGCGAGTTCATCGAGGAAGCACTCGGCAAGGTCATCCCGGCCATGGGATACGAGTGA
- a CDS encoding asparaginase produces MGKTYEGGAPLAEVVRSGFVEGVHRGSVVVLDASGQTVAGAGDVTSPVFPRSSNKPMQTVGMLRAGLTLADPADVALVSASHAGEEFHLARVGALLARAGLDESALHCPPDLPVGDEARTAVLRAGGGPTRTQMNCSGKHSGMLLTCLAAGWPLDGYWRPEHPLQQRLRDAVEEFTGEPAAAVGVDGCGAPVLAVSLTGLAGAYLRLVSAEPGSVPRTVADAMRAHPDLVGGTRAEDSRLMRGVPGLLAKIGAEGVVAAAVPGVGAVALKIDDGAGRARMPVLVSALRRLGLDAPVLTEYAELPLFGGGLPVGAVRPLW; encoded by the coding sequence GTGGGAAAGACGTACGAGGGCGGCGCGCCGCTCGCCGAGGTGGTCCGGTCGGGGTTCGTCGAGGGCGTGCACCGGGGCTCGGTGGTGGTGCTCGACGCCTCGGGGCAGACGGTGGCCGGCGCCGGGGACGTGACCTCCCCGGTCTTCCCGCGCTCGTCCAACAAGCCGATGCAGACGGTCGGGATGCTCCGCGCCGGGCTGACGCTGGCCGACCCCGCCGACGTGGCGCTGGTCTCGGCCAGCCACGCCGGGGAGGAGTTCCACCTGGCCCGGGTGGGCGCGTTGCTCGCCCGCGCCGGGCTGGACGAGTCGGCCCTGCACTGCCCGCCGGACCTGCCCGTGGGCGACGAGGCGCGGACGGCCGTGCTGCGGGCCGGCGGCGGCCCCACCCGTACGCAGATGAACTGCTCCGGCAAGCACAGCGGGATGCTGCTGACCTGCCTGGCCGCCGGCTGGCCGCTCGACGGGTACTGGCGTCCGGAGCACCCGTTGCAGCAGCGGCTCCGGGACGCGGTGGAGGAGTTCACGGGCGAGCCGGCTGCGGCGGTCGGGGTGGACGGCTGCGGCGCCCCGGTGCTCGCCGTCTCGCTGACGGGCCTGGCCGGGGCGTACCTCCGGCTCGTCTCGGCGGAGCCCGGCTCCGTGCCACGGACGGTGGCCGACGCGATGCGCGCCCACCCGGATCTGGTCGGCGGCACCCGGGCCGAGGACAGCCGGTTGATGCGGGGCGTGCCCGGGCTGCTCGCCAAGATCGGCGCCGAGGGGGTCGTCGCGGCGGCGGTGCCCGGGGTCGGCGCGGTCGCCCTCAAGATCGACGACGGCGCGGGCCGCGCCCGGATGCCGGTGCTGGTCTCCGCCCTGCGCCGCCTCGGGCTGGACGCGCCGGTGCTGACCGAGTACGCCGAACTGCCGCTCTTCGGCGGCGGCCTGCCGGTCGGTGCCGTCCGGCCGCTCTGGTAG
- a CDS encoding 3-keto-5-aminohexanoate cleavage protein yields MTTGTLITVAPTGAESAKAEVPALPVTLDELLLTAKECEALGAAVIHVHIRDDEARPTLDQGRLRETVTALRESTDLVVQLSSGGAVTDPEADRLAVLDAGPDMASCTMGTLNFGDDVFLNRWEFIVDLHTRMQERGIVPEYEIFDLGHLTALQRLLGKYGLPAGGHVHVDFVMGVPGGMPGTTQALVAAHQALRDLPEGTTFSATGIGRSTIPVMLASLSAGGHLRVGMEDTVTYAKGRPVESNMQLVARAVGFAQLAQRPPLTTAEARGLLGVPAAGR; encoded by the coding sequence ATGACGACAGGGACGTTGATCACGGTTGCCCCCACCGGCGCGGAGTCGGCCAAGGCCGAGGTGCCGGCGCTGCCGGTGACGCTCGACGAGCTGCTGCTGACCGCCAAGGAGTGCGAGGCGCTCGGCGCCGCCGTGATCCACGTCCACATCCGCGACGACGAGGCCAGGCCCACCCTGGACCAGGGGCGGCTGCGGGAGACCGTGACGGCGCTGCGCGAGAGCACCGACCTCGTCGTGCAGCTCTCCTCGGGCGGCGCGGTGACCGACCCGGAGGCCGACCGGCTCGCCGTGCTCGACGCCGGGCCGGACATGGCCTCCTGCACGATGGGCACGCTCAACTTCGGTGACGACGTCTTCCTCAACCGGTGGGAGTTCATCGTCGACCTGCACACCCGCATGCAGGAGCGCGGCATCGTGCCCGAGTACGAGATCTTCGACCTCGGCCACCTGACGGCCCTGCAACGGCTGCTCGGCAAGTACGGCCTGCCGGCCGGCGGGCACGTGCACGTCGACTTCGTGATGGGCGTACCGGGCGGCATGCCGGGCACCACCCAAGCCCTGGTCGCCGCCCACCAGGCACTGCGCGACCTGCCCGAGGGCACCACCTTCTCCGCCACCGGCATCGGCCGCAGCACCATCCCGGTCATGCTGGCCTCGCTCTCGGCCGGCGGGCACCTGCGGGTCGGCATGGAGGACACGGTGACCTACGCCAAGGGCCGCCCGGTCGAGTCCAACATGCAGCTCGTCGCCCGGGCGGTCGGCTTCGCCCAGCTCGCCCAGCGGCCGCCGCTGACCACCGCCGAGGCGCGCGGGCTGCTCGGCGTGCCGGCCGCCGGGCGGTAA
- the ygfZ gene encoding CAF17-like 4Fe-4S cluster assembly/insertion protein YgfZ, with product MIDIAGAVSVESIDEASRDQPEPAHAAAGVRGVAAHYGDPMREQRTLDTAVGLVDRSHRGVVAVPGEERIGWLHTLTSQHLAQLGAGQGTELLVLSPHGHVEQHAMVAEDGITTWLDTEPGATAGLLSYLERMRFFSKVEPRDVTPEHALLSLVGPEAPAAVETLGATGLAAPDVVAVPGPKFRSGELPPRPTALYDVRPLPVGGWARRGPLGVDLLVPRAAMEQVVTQLRGNGVPVAGLWAYEAVRVAARRARVGVDTDHRTIPAEVDLVAPAVHLDKGCYRGQETVARVHNMGRPPRRLVLLHLDGVTTDQPPVAGTPVTLDGRAVGFVGTAVHHHELGQVALAVVKRNVADDARLLIGETAAAIDPA from the coding sequence ATGATCGACATCGCGGGCGCGGTGAGCGTCGAGAGCATCGACGAGGCCAGCCGCGACCAGCCCGAGCCGGCGCACGCGGCGGCCGGCGTGCGGGGCGTGGCGGCGCACTACGGCGACCCGATGCGCGAGCAGCGCACCCTCGACACGGCGGTCGGCCTGGTCGACCGGTCGCACCGGGGCGTCGTCGCGGTGCCGGGCGAGGAACGGATCGGCTGGCTGCACACCCTCACCAGCCAGCACCTCGCGCAGCTCGGTGCCGGCCAGGGCACCGAGCTGCTGGTGCTCTCCCCGCACGGGCACGTCGAGCAGCACGCCATGGTCGCCGAGGACGGCATCACCACCTGGCTCGACACCGAGCCGGGCGCCACCGCCGGCCTGCTGTCGTACCTGGAGCGGATGCGGTTCTTCAGCAAGGTCGAGCCGCGCGACGTGACGCCCGAGCACGCGCTGCTCTCCCTGGTCGGGCCGGAGGCGCCCGCCGCGGTGGAGACGCTCGGCGCGACCGGGCTGGCCGCGCCCGACGTGGTCGCGGTGCCGGGCCCGAAGTTCCGCTCCGGCGAGCTGCCGCCCCGGCCGACCGCGCTGTACGACGTGCGCCCGCTGCCCGTGGGCGGCTGGGCCCGCCGGGGCCCGCTCGGCGTGGACCTGCTGGTGCCCCGGGCCGCGATGGAGCAGGTGGTCACCCAGCTGCGGGGCAACGGGGTGCCGGTCGCCGGGCTGTGGGCGTACGAGGCGGTGCGGGTGGCCGCCCGGCGGGCCCGGGTCGGGGTGGACACCGACCACCGGACCATCCCGGCCGAGGTGGACCTGGTCGCCCCGGCCGTGCACCTGGACAAGGGCTGCTACCGGGGCCAGGAGACCGTGGCCCGGGTGCACAACATGGGCCGGCCGCCGCGTCGGCTCGTACTCCTGCACCTGGACGGGGTGACCACCGACCAGCCGCCGGTCGCCGGCACGCCGGTGACCCTCGACGGCCGGGCGGTCGGCTTCGTCGGCACGGCCGTGCACCACCACGAGCTGGGCCAGGTCGCCCTGGCCGTGGTCAAGCGCAACGTCGCCGACGACGCCCGCCTCCTGATCGGGGAGACTGCCGCCGCGATCGATCCGGCCTGA
- a CDS encoding Fur family transcriptional regulator, giving the protein MSESSLAEMLRARGLRLTAQRQLILQAVLDLGHATPEQVHTAVREVAAGVNITTIYRTLELLERLGLVTHTHLSHGSPTYHAAGEDQHVHLVCRGCGAIDEIDPELLRPLADQLASQRGFRVDIGHVSFFGLCVRCENGDRK; this is encoded by the coding sequence GTGTCCGAATCCTCCCTCGCGGAAATGCTCCGCGCCCGTGGGCTACGGCTGACGGCGCAACGGCAGTTGATCCTCCAGGCCGTGCTGGACCTTGGGCACGCCACCCCGGAGCAGGTGCACACCGCCGTCCGGGAGGTGGCCGCAGGGGTCAACATCACCACCATCTACCGCACGCTGGAGCTGCTGGAACGGCTCGGCCTGGTCACCCACACCCACCTCTCGCACGGCTCGCCGACCTATCACGCGGCCGGCGAGGACCAGCACGTCCACCTCGTCTGCCGGGGCTGTGGCGCGATCGACGAGATCGATCCGGAGCTGCTACGCCCGCTGGCCGACCAGTTGGCGAGCCAGCGCGGGTTCCGGGTGGACATCGGCCACGTCTCGTTCTTCGGCCTCTGCGTCCGCTGCGAGAACGGGGACCGGAAATGA
- a CDS encoding aminotransferase class IV — protein sequence MVASRIAVPGRGLVPPGEPVLRGDDRGVLHGDGLFETMHLRDGRPWLRDAHLARLARAAAAVDLTLPAADVLDELLDAVRAGWPAEVEGALRLVCTRGPEGGPPTGYATLGEVPAATRAARRDGITVATLPLGVAARARAELDWLPAGVKSISYAVSTAARRWTARAGVDDALWVSSDGYALEGPTANLVWLAGDTLCTVPAAETGILPGVTAAWLLAHAHALGLRAEERLVTPAELRTADGVWLSSSVRGLAEIRTLDAVPLRRCAHTPALQALLGFPRP from the coding sequence ATGGTGGCGTCGAGGATCGCCGTGCCGGGCCGCGGGCTGGTGCCGCCCGGCGAGCCGGTGCTGCGCGGCGACGACCGGGGCGTGCTGCACGGCGACGGGCTCTTCGAGACGATGCACCTGCGGGACGGGCGGCCGTGGCTGCGCGACGCGCACCTGGCCCGGCTCGCCCGGGCGGCGGCGGCCGTCGACCTGACGCTGCCCGCCGCCGACGTGCTGGACGAACTGCTGGACGCCGTCCGCGCCGGCTGGCCCGCCGAGGTCGAGGGGGCGCTGCGCCTGGTCTGCACCCGGGGCCCGGAGGGCGGCCCGCCCACCGGCTACGCCACGCTGGGCGAGGTGCCGGCGGCGACCCGGGCGGCGCGCCGGGACGGGATCACCGTGGCGACCCTGCCGCTCGGCGTCGCGGCGCGGGCCCGCGCCGAACTCGACTGGCTGCCGGCCGGGGTCAAGTCCATCTCGTACGCGGTGAGCACCGCCGCCCGCCGGTGGACCGCCCGCGCCGGCGTGGACGACGCGCTCTGGGTCTCCTCCGACGGGTACGCGCTGGAGGGGCCGACGGCCAACCTGGTCTGGCTGGCCGGTGACACCCTCTGCACGGTGCCCGCCGCCGAGACCGGCATCCTGCCGGGCGTGACCGCCGCCTGGCTGCTCGCGCACGCCCACGCACTCGGCCTGCGCGCCGAGGAGCGCCTGGTCACCCCGGCCGAGCTGCGTACCGCCGACGGCGTCTGGCTCAGCTCGTCCGTCCGTGGCCTCGCGGAGATCCGCACCCTGGACGCCGTCCCGCTGCGCCGCTGCGCGCACACCCCCGCCCTCCAGGCGCTCCTGGGCTTTCCCCGCCCGTGA
- a CDS encoding FABP family protein, which produces MSDENPLQPPPWLNAPPVDPYPYEESHDLRVGPKLHPALDGLLPYVGVWRGRGRGGFPTIEDFDFAQEIRISHDGRPFLSYESRAWLLDEQSRPVRPAGREVGWWRPVMDGDRATDELEALMSVPTGVMELHIGKRKGTQIEFVTDAVVRTATAKEVTAGHRLFGIVEGALLYAQEMAALGHSLSPHLSARLTRVAG; this is translated from the coding sequence GTGAGCGACGAGAACCCCCTGCAGCCGCCGCCGTGGCTGAACGCGCCGCCGGTCGACCCGTACCCCTACGAGGAGAGCCACGACCTGCGCGTCGGCCCGAAGCTGCATCCCGCGCTGGACGGCCTGCTGCCGTACGTCGGGGTGTGGCGCGGCCGGGGGCGGGGTGGCTTCCCCACCATCGAGGACTTCGACTTCGCGCAGGAGATCCGGATCAGCCACGACGGCCGGCCGTTCCTGTCCTACGAGTCGCGCGCCTGGCTGCTCGACGAGCAGAGCCGCCCGGTCCGCCCGGCGGGTCGCGAGGTCGGCTGGTGGCGGCCGGTGATGGACGGCGACCGGGCCACCGACGAGCTGGAGGCGCTGATGAGCGTCCCCACCGGCGTGATGGAGCTGCACATCGGCAAGCGCAAGGGCACCCAGATCGAGTTCGTCACCGACGCGGTGGTCCGTACGGCGACCGCCAAGGAGGTCACCGCCGGTCACCGCCTCTTCGGCATCGTCGAGGGCGCGCTGCTCTACGCCCAGGAGATGGCGGCCCTGGGCCACTCCCTCTCCCCCCACCTCTCCGCCCGCCTCACCCGGGTGGCCGGCTGA
- the mtfM gene encoding small membrane protein MtfM, which yields MVTEIGFVSLLVAGLGALAGGLVYLAVRMSRGRW from the coding sequence ATGGTTACCGAGATCGGGTTCGTCAGCCTGCTGGTCGCCGGCCTGGGCGCGCTCGCCGGTGGCCTGGTCTACCTGGCCGTACGCATGTCAAGAGGGCGCTGGTGA
- a CDS encoding DsrE family protein: protein MLGPMARTLVVKATAGADAPERCAQAFTVAATAAAAGVHVSLWLTGESTWFALPGKAQEFELPHSAPLAELLHVILTTGTVTACTQCAARRDIGPDDVLPGVRIAGAAVFVEETMAEGAQALVY, encoded by the coding sequence ATGCTGGGCCCCATGGCCCGCACTCTCGTCGTCAAGGCCACCGCCGGCGCGGACGCCCCGGAGCGGTGCGCCCAGGCATTCACCGTCGCCGCCACCGCAGCCGCCGCCGGGGTGCACGTGTCGCTCTGGCTGACCGGGGAGTCGACCTGGTTCGCGCTGCCGGGCAAGGCACAGGAGTTCGAGCTGCCGCACTCGGCCCCGCTGGCCGAGCTGCTGCACGTGATCCTCACCACCGGAACGGTGACCGCCTGCACGCAGTGCGCCGCCCGGCGGGACATCGGGCCGGACGACGTGCTGCCGGGTGTCCGCATCGCCGGCGCGGCGGTGTTCGTCGAGGAGACGATGGCCGAGGGGGCCCAGGCCCTGGTCTACTGA
- a CDS encoding SCP2 sterol-binding domain-containing protein, translated as MTEATERFFESLPARAPKVLVSPVSGTMQIDLAEGGQTVHWLVHLRPGEIEVSRDRGPADAIWYTSADLFDRLVTGRAQAISSVLRNESSFSGDIVLFLLFHRFFPDPPGTRDPRTVARKQAGRLP; from the coding sequence GTGACCGAGGCGACGGAGCGATTCTTCGAATCACTGCCGGCGCGCGCCCCCAAGGTGCTGGTCAGCCCGGTCAGCGGAACGATGCAGATCGACCTCGCGGAGGGCGGTCAGACGGTGCACTGGCTGGTCCACCTTCGTCCGGGCGAGATCGAGGTGAGCCGCGACCGGGGGCCCGCCGACGCGATCTGGTACACCAGCGCGGACCTGTTCGACCGGCTCGTCACCGGCCGGGCCCAGGCGATCTCGTCGGTGCTGCGCAACGAGAGCAGCTTCAGCGGCGACATCGTGCTCTTCCTGCTGTTCCACCGGTTCTTCCCCGACCCGCCCGGCACCCGCGACCCCCGCACGGTCGCCCGCAAACAGGCCGGGCGGCTGCCGTGA